TCTTTTTCTTTCAGTTAAACATTATTGTTTGTGGAAATTTTGAGCTATCCCTTGTTTGTTTGTCAAGGTGACATCGACTTgttttttgggatattttatttCTTGGCTCCATTAGAGTCTACACAGGTATGGACAGGTTGACTGTTAGGTCTCTTCCCCTATAAGCTATATTCATTCTCTAGTGTTCAGTATCTCAGACCACGAAAGGTTTGATTTTTTCCTGTTCAAATCCATTCGCTTTGTGTGAGATAGCTTTCATGCGTATGCATTAATCCTTTCTATTTCCTTGGGGTTCTGAAAAATTGTAAACCTTTCTTTGTAGTTTCTTGGAACCtcaaattgatatttgagaGGTCTGTGGTGGCGGTGTTTATGGGTTTTTTGTGTTGCAGGAGGTTGTAATGCATTGATGGTGCTTTGGTTTGAGATTGATGGTCTGAAGATGAAGATTCCGTGGGCGGTTGGGGCGGTTTGGCAATTAATGTTTTTTTTGTCTTAATCAATTCCTGAGTAAGTACTGCATAGCAAAGAAATGATGGGGTTGGGAATGTTTCGTTCTTTTTTGGTTTTAACACTGTTCTTTAGGCCTTTGGTTTGCCAAAAACTTGTAACTGATGAGTCATTTGTCTTCGAATTCTTGCAAAAAATGGGCTTAAATGTGTCTAAAGATCTTGGCTTTTCGGGTTCGATTTGTTCATTGAGAGGTATTTCTTGTGATGCCAAAGGTGAAAGTGTTGTTAAGTTGGAATTACCTGGTTTGGGGCTATCTGGTGTAATTCCTGATAACACCATAGGAAAATTGACAAATCTTGAAACTTTGGATCTTAGCAATAACAACATCACTGCTTTGCCTTTTGATTTTTGGAGTCTGGGCTCACTCAAGAATCTTAATCTCTCATTCAACCAAATATCTGGGAGTCTTCCGAGTAACATAGGCAATTATGGACAACTTCAAAGTTTGGACCTTTCTCTCAACCGTTTATACGGGAGTATACCTGAAGCAATTAGCTCCCTCCTGAATTTGCAAGTTCTGAATCTCAGTGGCAATGGGTTTGAATCAGCTATCCCGTTGGGAATTTTGCAATGCCGGTTCTTGGTTTCCATCGATCTATCTGCAAACAAGCTTTGTGGTTCTCTTCCTAATGGTTTTGGAGGTGCATTCCCGGACTTGAGATTCCTGAACCTGGCTGAAAACGAAATTTTGGGTCGGGATTCTGATTTTTTAGGGATGAAAATGATTAGATATCTGAATATTTCGGGCAACTTGTTTAAGGGTTCTGTAGTTGGTATATTTAAAGGTCCACTGGAGGTCATTGATTTGAGCAAAAACCAGTTTCAAGGCCACATTGATCTGGTTAGCTTTAGCTCCACCTTCAATTGGACAAATTTGCAGCATTTGGATTTGTCAGAGAACCAATTCAGTGGAGAGTTTACTGATTTGAGTAATTCTCAGAATCTCAGACACCTTAATCTCGCACATAATAGGTTCACCGAACAACGATTCTTGAAAGTTGATGATCTCACCATTTTAGAGTACTTGAATTTGTCTGGAACTAACTTGATCGGCCAAATTCCAAGTAATATGTCATTTAAGAATAGTTTGAGGATACTTGATCTCTCGAAAAACCATCTTAGTGATCGTATTCCTCCGCTTCTTATCAAGAATCTTGAAGTTCTTGACCTTTCTTACAACAATCTGACAGGAGACATCCCCTTGATGCTGTTAGAAGAACTCCAGAATATGGAGAGATTCAATTTCTCATATAACAACCTAAGTTTTTGCGCATCACAAATTTCCCCTGAAACTGTTCGCACAACTTTTATTGGATCTGTGAACAGCTGTCCGATTGCTGCAAATCCAGCCTTCTTTAAAAGAAATTCTCCGAAGCATAGGGGACTAAAGCTTGCCCTGGCTTTGACCCTCTCAATGATTTGTTTACTTGTGGCCTTACTCTTTTTAGCCTTCGGATACCGAAGAAAAACTAGAATCCAGGCCGGCGTGAAACAGAATTCTTTGAAGGAAGAACAAAATATCTCGGGACCCTTTTCATTCCATACTGATTCAGCCACGTGGGTAGCTGATTTTAGGCAAGCAACAACTGTGCCAGTTGTGATTTTCGAGAAACCATTGTTGAATTTCACATTTGCAGACCTCTTGTCTGCAACTTCTCAGTTTGACCGGGATACATTGTTGGCAGAAGGGAGGTTTGGGCCTGTCTATGGTGGAGTTTTACCGGGAGGGATTCATGTTGCTGTTAAAGTCTTGGTCCATGGATCCACCATGACAGACCAAGAAGCAGCAAGGGAACTCGAGTATCTTGGTCTAATTAAACATCCTAATCTAGTTCCATTAACTGGATATTGCCTGGCTGGAGATCAAAGAATTGCTATATATGATTACATGGAGAATGGGAACCTGCAAAACCTGCTATATGATTTGCCACTCGGTGTTCAAACAACAGAAGATTGGAGCACCGACACACGGGAAGACGAAAACAATGGGATACAAAGTGTTGGGTCTGAAGGGTCGCTAACGACTTGGAAATTCAGGCACAAGATAGCACTTGGCACGGCACGTGCACTGGCATTTCTTCATCATGGCTGCTTTCCCTCTATTATTCACAGAGACGTCAAAGCTAGCAGTGTTTTTCTTGACTCTAGCTTGGAGCCAAGATTGTCGGATTTTGGACTGGCAAAGATTTTTGGGAACGGGCTCGAGGATGAGATTTCTCGTGGAACACCAGGATATGTGCCACCTGAGTTATTTCAGCAAGAAACCAACTCTCCAAAGACCCCAACACCAAAATCTGATGTATACGGATTCGGGGTTATTCTTTTCGAGCTGATAACTGGGAAAAGGCCTGTTGGAGATCATTATCCGGAGGAAACGGAAGCAAATTTGGTTAATTGGGTCAGAGGATTAGTTAAGAAGAAACAAGTATCACAAGCGATTGATCCGAAAATTCGTGGAACCGGACCAGATGAGCAACTGGTAGAAGCGTTCAAGATTGGATATCTTTGCACAGCTGAGGTTCCTTCAAAGCGTCCTACCATGCAACAGGTAGTTGGACTGCTGAAGGATCTCGAACCAATCACAGAAAAATGAGAATATTGAATTGAAAATTTTCTGTTTTTAGccttttatatttttgagagaTCTTATATGTCATGAACTTGATTATTTTTCCGTTTTAACATTGTATAGCAGCCTGAGTTTTCTTCATACATGGATATTGAAGTATAGTGAAATAATTAAACCATCACGGACCACTGAACCCCAAGGAATCATATTCTTGAAGTATATATGCTTGCAAATGAGAGATGGTTCATTGTCCTCCATTGCTTTTCGAACCTTTTATGTGAATATGCATCAAAGTTCCAAATTTGAGACGAGATTTTAAGTTTCAAATACTGATACAACAGAactgattcctcaattttcgtaaaaaaaaaaattaaaatttgttaaTCCAATTATACGTTGTACTTATAAAGTGTTTATTTATTCTAGTGTATCATAGCCAATAATAGAGAATATTAAATATAGGCAAatatttgtgtgagacggtctcacatgtcgtattttgtgagacagatctcttatttgggtcatcatccatgaaaaaatattactttttatgctaagagtattactttttattgtaaatatcggtagggttgactcgtctcacatataaagattcgtgagaccgtctcttACTCTTAGATATaaaatcaaacattttaatgtgAATATGGTGCGCTCAAGAGTCGTGATGAAGTATAAATAgcatttattttaagaaaaagagATGCAATATGGTCCTCTTTGTGGTCCAATGATATCTTTAACAATTTGAGAATCACTCAAACTTCAACTTCACGTAGAACTTAAGCAATACTAATCACATTTGGATTAAGCAAAAGTACT
The sequence above is a segment of the Primulina tabacum isolate GXHZ01 chromosome 6, ASM2559414v2, whole genome shotgun sequence genome. Coding sequences within it:
- the LOC142549447 gene encoding putative LRR receptor-like serine/threonine-protein kinase At2g24230 gives rise to the protein MMGLGMFRSFLVLTLFFRPLVCQKLVTDESFVFEFLQKMGLNVSKDLGFSGSICSLRGISCDAKGESVVKLELPGLGLSGVIPDNTIGKLTNLETLDLSNNNITALPFDFWSLGSLKNLNLSFNQISGSLPSNIGNYGQLQSLDLSLNRLYGSIPEAISSLLNLQVLNLSGNGFESAIPLGILQCRFLVSIDLSANKLCGSLPNGFGGAFPDLRFLNLAENEILGRDSDFLGMKMIRYLNISGNLFKGSVVGIFKGPLEVIDLSKNQFQGHIDLVSFSSTFNWTNLQHLDLSENQFSGEFTDLSNSQNLRHLNLAHNRFTEQRFLKVDDLTILEYLNLSGTNLIGQIPSNMSFKNSLRILDLSKNHLSDRIPPLLIKNLEVLDLSYNNLTGDIPLMLLEELQNMERFNFSYNNLSFCASQISPETVRTTFIGSVNSCPIAANPAFFKRNSPKHRGLKLALALTLSMICLLVALLFLAFGYRRKTRIQAGVKQNSLKEEQNISGPFSFHTDSATWVADFRQATTVPVVIFEKPLLNFTFADLLSATSQFDRDTLLAEGRFGPVYGGVLPGGIHVAVKVLVHGSTMTDQEAARELEYLGLIKHPNLVPLTGYCLAGDQRIAIYDYMENGNLQNLLYDLPLGVQTTEDWSTDTREDENNGIQSVGSEGSLTTWKFRHKIALGTARALAFLHHGCFPSIIHRDVKASSVFLDSSLEPRLSDFGLAKIFGNGLEDEISRGTPGYVPPELFQQETNSPKTPTPKSDVYGFGVILFELITGKRPVGDHYPEETEANLVNWVRGLVKKKQVSQAIDPKIRGTGPDEQLVEAFKIGYLCTAEVPSKRPTMQQVVGLLKDLEPITEK